The genomic region GAAGAGGTGGGGAGTGATAGCCATGTCGGAGCAGGGGGGACGTTTTTAGAAGAGGTGTTACGTCGTATCTCTGGAGAGAATTTTTCGTTGCTTATGCGTCAATCTTTGATGGTATCGTGTGATAATGCTCATGCGCTTCACCCCAATTTTACCGCTAAACATGAGAGTGCTCATGCACCGCTTCTTAACCAAGGGGTTGCGATTAAAATCAACTCCAATCAGCGTTACGCAACGTCAGCACGAACAATGGGACGATTTGTCCAGTGCGCTCAGAGTATCGGCATCAAAACGCAAACCTTTGTCACCCGTAGCGATATGGGATGTGGCTCAACCATCGGTCCGATTACCTCTACACGCCTTGGGGTGGAGACAATCGATGTAGGGACGCCGCAACTCTCCATGCATTCGATACGTGAGATGTGTGGCACGGAGGATGCTTATGGATTAAGTCAAATACTAATCCATATCGGAGAGTTTTAATGAGTGAAACCATCTCCCCCGAAGAGCTAAAAACCCTAATCGACCAGACCTATAAGGTAGAAGAGGAGTATGTGGCTCTTCGTCACTCGTATGAGCATCTCCAATCGACGATAGAGCAGGTTATTGAGTTTTTGCCCAATGCGATTTGGATTGTGGAGGAAGATGGGACGATTTTTTTACAAAACTCACAAGCTAAAGTGCTGGATGAGCTGTTTGGAATTTTACAATGGGATGTTGAAGATTATGAGGTGAATTTTTATGAGAGGTCGTACCTCATTAAATCCGCTCATCATAACGAAAAATATCTCCTCAGCGCAACCGATATCACCGAGCAAAAACGGAAAGAGAATCTCGCAACGATGGGACAGATGGCAGCTCATTTATCCCATGAGATACGCAACCCTATCGGCTCTATCGCACTTCTTACTTCAACACTTATCAAGCGGGTTATCCCTGAGAATAAACCTATTGTGGTAGAGATCCAAAAATCACTTTATCGTATCGAAAGAATCATCAAAGCGACTTTGATGTTTTCCAAAGGTATTCAGGCCCATAAATCCACGCTTCGTTGGGAATATATCCTCTCTGAACTTCACAATGCTATAGGGTATTATAGCTATGGCAAACAGATTGAGTTTAGTTTTCCTGAACACGATTTTGAACTCAGCGGTGATTTTGATCTGTTGGTGATGCTCTTTTCCAATTTTATTTTTAATGCTATCGATGCGATTGAGCTCGATGATGAGGAAGGGGGAGCTATTCGCTTGACTCATTTAATGGTTGATGGAAAACATCAGTTTACAATTATTGATTCCGGTATCCCTATCGTCAATAAAAAATGGCTTTTTGAAGCATTTAAAAGCACTAAAGAGCGTGGTAATGGGCTAGGACTTGTTCTTTCCCAAGAGATTGCTAAAGCCCATGGGGGAGAGATATCACTCTATGAAGGTGAGAATAAAGGGTTTGTAATTACACTTTCCTAAAGAGGTTGTGGTTCACTGAGATAGTAGCCTTGTAGATAATCGATACCAAGCTCTTTGCACTCATCGTAAATATCTTTGGAATGGACAAACTCAGCAATTGTTTTGATATTTAAACGATGGGCAAATTCGACGATGGTTCGGACGATATCTTGTGCACTGGAATCGGTATCGAGGTTTTTGATTAGTGATGCATCAATTTTAATATAATCAACATGTAACCGCAAAATATGGGCAAAATTTGAATATCCTGTTCCAAAATCATCAATAGCAATCCGGCAACCGAATTTTTTCACCTGTTCTATAAAGGTAGAAATTTCGACATGATTTTCAATCCCTTCATTCTCTAAAATCTCAAAAATAAGACGATCTCCGGCATTAGATTCACGCAGATGTTTATAGAGAAGTTCTTGAATATCGGTATCTAAAATATCGGTAATGGAGATATTGATTGAGTAGTGATGTGGCGTTGTTCGTAGTTGTTCAAAAATAGTGTTAATAACAAAACGGGTAATATGGGGATAAAGCCTTGTTTTCTTAGCAATATCCAAAAACAAATAAGGGGAGACAACGGAGCTGTCGGTATCGATAATTCGGATAAGTGCTTCATACTCATGGATTTCTTTGGTGAGTGGATGATGTATTCCTTGAAAATAGAGCGATAAACGTTGATGATTGATAGACTCTTTGAGTTTTTTAGACCACAAAATATTATTAAGATACTCCTCTTTGATACGAAGTGATTCATTGTATTTTAGAAGTGCCATTCCTTGTTTTTTGGCTGTTTTTAAAGCCATATCCGCGCGTCCCATTAAGTCTAAATCACTACTCCCATAATCAACTCCTATACTGACGGTTGCAAAAATAGTAATATCGTCAATTTCATAGTTGGTTTCGTTAAGAATATGGAGGATATTTTTAGTCATTGTATCAAATCGCACACTCTCCATCTTCCCTGCTAATGCAAGGGCATACTCATCAGAGGGCATTTTGTAAAGTGATAATGTATACGTTTGCGCTATATCTTGGAGAGATATTCCGATAGCTTGCAACAGTTTATCTCCGATTTCATGACCATAAAAATCATTAATCTCTTTAAAATTATCGATATTAATGAGGATAATACCTACATATTTTTTATGACCGATATTGTGAATCAGTGCTTTGCGATTGGGAAGTTGTGTTAGGGCTTCGGTATAGAGTTGGTGTTTTAGTTGGTTGTTGAGATAATCCGATTTGCGCTTAATACGTAGAATAAGTGATTTAAATCCGATATGGAGGATAAGTGCTAAAAGTAAAAGAAGTATGGAGCTAATCATCAATAACTTGTTAATCTCATGTTTATAAACAAGCTCATCTTGGGTGATATCAAGGGCGCAAATCATTTTAGCGAGAGGTTTGTTGGCATAGGTGCGCAACTCACGTGATGCAATAATATAGGTATTATCGTTAATAGTATAACTTGTGGAGTAGTTGAAGGGATAGTTATCGGGTAAATGTTCAAATAGTGGGTCATTAAAAGAGATGAGGGAATACTTTCCGTAGTGTTTAAGCTTGTTAGTAGAAGGGAGAACTTTTTGAAGTGCATCGG from Sulfuricurvum sp. harbors:
- a CDS encoding HAMP domain-containing sensor histidine kinase, which encodes MSETISPEELKTLIDQTYKVEEEYVALRHSYEHLQSTIEQVIEFLPNAIWIVEEDGTIFLQNSQAKVLDELFGILQWDVEDYEVNFYERSYLIKSAHHNEKYLLSATDITEQKRKENLATMGQMAAHLSHEIRNPIGSIALLTSTLIKRVIPENKPIVVEIQKSLYRIERIIKATLMFSKGIQAHKSTLRWEYILSELHNAIGYYSYGKQIEFSFPEHDFELSGDFDLLVMLFSNFIFNAIDAIELDDEEGGAIRLTHLMVDGKHQFTIIDSGIPIVNKKWLFEAFKSTKERGNGLGLVLSQEIAKAHGGEISLYEGENKGFVITLS
- a CDS encoding EAL domain-containing protein codes for the protein MHKIQIRATLLAMGIVLLLIGFFVYSIIQDKKRVLDEKTSAHRQLLKNTFELSMLDTEKGLNHYGCKILSDHRIVDAFEAGDRDALYALSLPYFNEAHSRGEADLTGFIKADGLHFLRMQDPKKFGDNMSKKRPIIAQAIQSRQPITSLDVTQYNISVVSILPIFKDNRFLGIVQVAANINHIQQRLNAYSSIKSALAFNTDALQKVLPSTNKLKHYGKYSLISFNDPLFEHLPDNYPFNYSTSYTINDNTYIIASRELRTYANKPLAKMICALDITQDELVYKHEINKLLMISSILLLLLALILHIGFKSLILRIKRKSDYLNNQLKHQLYTEALTQLPNRKALIHNIGHKKYVGIILINIDNFKEINDFYGHEIGDKLLQAIGISLQDIAQTYTLSLYKMPSDEYALALAGKMESVRFDTMTKNILHILNETNYEIDDITIFATVSIGVDYGSSDLDLMGRADMALKTAKKQGMALLKYNESLRIKEEYLNNILWSKKLKESINHQRLSLYFQGIHHPLTKEIHEYEALIRIIDTDSSVVSPYLFLDIAKKTRLYPHITRFVINTIFEQLRTTPHHYSINISITDILDTDIQELLYKHLRESNAGDRLIFEILENEGIENHVEISTFIEQVKKFGCRIAIDDFGTGYSNFAHILRLHVDYIKIDASLIKNLDTDSSAQDIVRTIVEFAHRLNIKTIAEFVHSKDIYDECKELGIDYLQGYYLSEPQPL